The Anaerolineae bacterium genomic interval GGCGATGACGCGCATGAACTCGCGGGTTAGCTCGTTGTCCCATTTCTCGGTGACCTTGGCCAGGGCGGCATCGAAGCCCAGGCCGGCCTCCACGCTGATGGTCAGCAGGTCCAGCGCGTCGGGCAGGGCCTTGATGATGTTATGCTGGCGCTGTTTGATCTTGCTCCCCAGCCAGGCGGTGGGGAGGTAGTAGCCGAGGCCGGCCATGGCCAGGCCAATCATCATCTTGGGGCCGATGTCTGCCTTGGCGAGGGTCATCAGCATAAAGCCCATGACGCCAAGCAGGATGCCGGCCAGGCCGCGCACACCCATGAATTCGGCCGGCGACCAGTTATTGGGCCGGCCGGCCATCTCCAGCTTCCGCTGGAGCGCTTCCATGTTGCGGGAGGGGGCCAGGCGCAGTACGAGGTTGGCCATGCCGCGTATCAGCGGCTTGATGATGCGCTCCGAGAAGGGCTGGGAAAGCTCGATTTCCTCCAGGGTGAGCGGCCGGCCGCCGTATTCCACCAGGCGTTCCTGGATCTGGTCGGCCGGGCGCGGCATGGAGATGCCGATGAATATGAGCACGATGCTCAATCCGATGGCCATGGCGATGATGAGCGGCAACAGCCCTGCCATGACAATTCCTCCTCTGGCCTACACCTCAATGGCCACGATTTTGCGGATGACGAGGTAGCCGGCGGTGATGATAATCACGCCGACCACCACCATGATCCAGCCGCACGGCTCACTGAAGAGCAGACCAATATACTCGTGGTTGATAGCGTACAGGATCAACCCCAGGCCGACGGGCAGGAAGCTGATGATATAGGCGGTCAGCATCTGCTGGGCGGTGAGCACCCGGATCTCGCCCTTGATGCGCACCCGCTCCCGGATGGTGAAGCTGATGGTCTCCAGGATCTCCGCCAGGTTGCCGCCGACCTCGTGCTGGATATTGATGGCGGTGACCATCATGTCCAGGTCGTCACTGCGCACGCGCCGGAGCATATTGGCCAGAGCCTGCTCGATGGAAAGTCCCAGCCCTACCTCCTGGACGACGCGGGCGAATTCCGTGGCGAGGGGCGGCGCCATTTCTCGGGAGACGGTTTCCAGGGATTGGAGCAGGCTGTAACCCGAGCGCAGGGAGTTGGCCAGCAGGTTGATGGCATCGCCAAGCTGATCGTTGAAGGCGTTCAGGCGCTGGGCCTGCCGGCGCTTGACGTACAGCCGCGGCGCGAAGTACCCGAACACCCCCGAGGCCAGCGCCAGCAGTGGGGAACGAAAGATGAGCTGGCCGAGCAGGGCAAAGAGAATGATGCTGGCGATGTTGATGAGGATGTATTCGGAGACCTTCAGCTTCAGGTCAGCGCGTGCCAGCTCCGCGGCGATCTTGTCGGCCGATTCTTTCTTGACGATGACGCGGTTGAGCCGGCCGGCGATCGTGCTGTCCTCTTCGGTGAGCTTGCCCTTTTTGCGCTCTTCCATCAGCTCGACCTCGCGTGTCGCGTAGCGGTCGAGCCGTTCCTCGAGGGAAGGTTCGGCGCGCCGGCCGAGAGCGAACCCCAGCACGATCAGGGTTACCGAGAGCCCTGCCAGTATGGGAATCAGAAGCGTCATGTTCATAGCACTTGCTCCGCGCCGGCTGGCTGACCTGCCTAGCGGAAGCGCACCGAGACTCCGAAGATATCCGGCGGCAGTTTGATGCCAGCGGCTTCAATGCGATCCATGAATTTCGGCCGGATGCCGGTGGGCTTCAGCCGGCCGATGATCTTACCGTTCTCAATGCCCGTTTGTTCAAAGGTGAAGATGTCG includes:
- a CDS encoding type II secretion system F family protein, giving the protein MAGLLPLIIAMAIGLSIVLIFIGISMPRPADQIQERLVEYGGRPLTLEEIELSQPFSERIIKPLIRGMANLVLRLAPSRNMEALQRKLEMAGRPNNWSPAEFMGVRGLAGILLGVMGFMLMTLAKADIGPKMMIGLAMAGLGYYLPTAWLGSKIKQRQHNIIKALPDALDLLTISVEAGLGFDAALAKVTEKWDNELTREFMRVIAEMRVGKKRRDALRDMAARVDIPDVTTFVAAIVQAEQLGVSIAKVLRIQSEQMRIKRRQRAEELARKAPLKMMFPLVFLIFPAIWIVLMGPAILIVKNSGVIGNL
- a CDS encoding type II secretion system F family protein — translated: MNMTLLIPILAGLSVTLIVLGFALGRRAEPSLEERLDRYATREVELMEERKKGKLTEEDSTIAGRLNRVIVKKESADKIAAELARADLKLKVSEYILINIASIILFALLGQLIFRSPLLALASGVFGYFAPRLYVKRRQAQRLNAFNDQLGDAINLLANSLRSGYSLLQSLETVSREMAPPLATEFARVVQEVGLGLSIEQALANMLRRVRSDDLDMMVTAINIQHEVGGNLAEILETISFTIRERVRIKGEIRVLTAQQMLTAYIISFLPVGLGLILYAINHEYIGLLFSEPCGWIMVVVGVIIITAGYLVIRKIVAIEV